One genomic region from Alteromonas pelagimontana encodes:
- the leuC gene encoding 3-isopropylmalate dehydratase large subunit — protein MAKTLYEKVWQAHIIDQLGEDSLIYIDRHLIHEVTSPQAFAGLNEKGRQVRRPDRTIATMDHSISTRSLALDACGPQNQLQLQTLAQNCEEHNVQLFPVGHHKQGIVHVMGPELGLILPGMTVVCGDSHTATHGAFGALAFGIGTSQVEHVLATQTLKQSRGKSMLIKVEGQVAEGITAKDIILAIIGKIGHAGATGYVIEYAGEAIRALSMEERMTICNMSIEAGAKAGMIAPDDTTFAYLKGREFAPADDQWDAAVEYWQSLHSDEGAQFDTVVELYAPDIAPQVTWGTNPGQVIGVNTPVPAPSDFSDPVELESAKKSLAYMGLKPGDKLSDVPVSHVFIGSCTNGRIEDLRSAAKIAATGKVADTVTAIVVPGSAAVKRQAEAEGLDKVFTSAGFEWRLPGCSMCLGMNDDILKAGDRCASTSNRNFEGRQGRGARTHLVSPAMAAAAAIRGHFADVRDFQE, from the coding sequence ATGGCCAAGACCTTATACGAAAAAGTATGGCAAGCACACATTATCGACCAATTGGGTGAAGACAGCTTAATCTACATCGATCGCCACCTGATTCATGAAGTCACCTCACCACAGGCGTTTGCCGGATTGAATGAAAAAGGCCGTCAGGTACGACGCCCTGATCGCACAATAGCAACCATGGATCACAGCATTTCTACCCGCTCACTGGCACTGGATGCCTGCGGTCCGCAAAATCAGTTACAACTGCAAACCCTGGCGCAAAATTGTGAAGAACACAACGTACAACTATTTCCTGTAGGCCACCACAAGCAAGGCATTGTGCATGTAATGGGGCCAGAACTAGGGCTAATACTTCCAGGTATGACAGTGGTTTGTGGCGATTCCCACACTGCCACTCATGGCGCTTTTGGGGCGCTGGCATTCGGCATTGGTACCTCTCAGGTTGAACATGTACTGGCAACACAAACGCTGAAGCAATCGCGCGGCAAAAGCATGTTAATTAAAGTTGAAGGTCAGGTAGCCGAGGGCATTACCGCCAAAGATATTATTTTGGCTATCATCGGAAAAATCGGCCATGCAGGGGCGACCGGTTACGTTATTGAATACGCCGGAGAAGCTATTCGTGCGTTATCAATGGAAGAGCGCATGACCATCTGCAACATGAGTATTGAAGCGGGTGCAAAGGCAGGCATGATAGCCCCTGATGACACCACTTTTGCCTATTTGAAAGGCCGGGAGTTTGCGCCAGCAGATGACCAATGGGATGCCGCCGTAGAATACTGGCAATCGTTGCACAGCGATGAAGGAGCACAATTTGACACCGTAGTAGAATTATACGCTCCTGATATTGCTCCACAGGTGACATGGGGAACTAACCCCGGCCAGGTAATCGGTGTTAATACACCTGTTCCGGCACCGTCAGATTTCAGCGATCCAGTCGAACTGGAAAGTGCTAAAAAGTCTCTTGCCTATATGGGATTGAAACCAGGCGATAAGCTTTCGGATGTGCCGGTAAGCCATGTTTTTATCGGTTCATGCACTAATGGCCGTATTGAAGATTTGCGCTCTGCGGCAAAAATTGCGGCTACCGGTAAAGTGGCTGACACTGTTACCGCCATTGTTGTGCCGGGTTCAGCGGCAGTAAAACGCCAGGCCGAAGCTGAAGGTTTAGATAAAGTGTTTACGTCTGCCGGTTTCGAGTGGCGTTTGCCTGGCTGCTCCATGTGTCTGGGCATGAACGACGATATTCTGAAAGCCGGTGACCGCTGCGCATCCACCAGCAACCGTAACTTCGAAGGCCGTCAGGGCCGCGGTGCTCGCACTCACTTAGTGAGTCCAGCCATGGCTGCAGCTGCAGCAATCCGCGGGCATTTTGCAGACGTCCGCGATTTTCAGGAGTAA
- a CDS encoding general secretion pathway protein GspB: protein MSERISIDALQPGMVIVQITRQNGPVKIRKSGLVTSAAMVQGLAEMGVLELEIDPEQTVEIDVPVHYATQTQALLRGQHDTGASSRFEHSLSDQFNRSLFLPTVQGLPSIWKVYVRQVVIITLLIVGGFSIGFTAATPSRWWPALTQQQQSAIPSIPPTTVVQTVTQNPERAGQTTSVVQDSRPDERDPTAVSAAKEPKNANAESAPPTDKVTAEDAKSEASTQADAANNVGRQNDRPQTAQQDLGGEILNDREESNVKVSPELLAKFNQAVEELDDNVVDKDNQPEIKLTVRDDMPRVDQLPVRILTRLPSMSFSAHMYASRPSDRWVRVNGKQLGEGDWIGEDIQIVNIEAQRVILSFEGEVFSMAALTDW from the coding sequence ATGTCTGAACGAATATCAATTGATGCGCTTCAACCGGGTATGGTTATAGTGCAGATAACTCGCCAAAACGGACCGGTAAAAATTCGTAAGAGCGGACTGGTGACAAGCGCTGCCATGGTGCAAGGTCTGGCGGAAATGGGTGTGCTGGAGTTGGAGATTGATCCTGAGCAGACTGTGGAAATCGATGTTCCAGTACATTATGCCACGCAAACCCAGGCACTGCTGCGGGGGCAACATGATACCGGCGCCAGCAGTCGTTTTGAGCATTCACTATCTGATCAGTTTAATCGAAGCTTGTTTTTACCCACGGTGCAAGGATTGCCTTCGATTTGGAAGGTATATGTTAGACAGGTGGTGATAATTACATTGTTGATAGTCGGAGGGTTCAGCATTGGTTTTACGGCGGCTACACCATCGCGCTGGTGGCCAGCGCTGACGCAGCAGCAACAATCAGCCATACCTTCAATACCACCAACAACCGTAGTGCAAACAGTAACACAAAACCCGGAACGCGCAGGGCAAACTACAAGCGTGGTACAAGATTCACGACCTGATGAACGTGACCCGACTGCCGTATCCGCAGCCAAAGAACCTAAAAACGCTAACGCAGAAAGTGCGCCACCGACAGATAAAGTGACCGCCGAAGACGCTAAATCGGAAGCTTCTACGCAAGCCGATGCAGCAAATAACGTAGGTCGCCAAAACGATCGTCCTCAAACGGCTCAGCAGGATCTTGGCGGTGAAATTCTTAATGACAGAGAAGAGTCGAACGTTAAGGTTTCGCCTGAATTACTTGCAAAGTTTAATCAGGCTGTAGAAGAGCTTGATGACAACGTGGTGGACAAAGATAATCAGCCAGAGATTAAATTGACAGTTCGGGATGATATGCCGCGGGTAGATCAGTTGCCGGTGAGAATTCTCACCCGCTTACCCAGTATGAGTTTTAGTGCTCACATGTACGCATCTCGTCCATCGGATCGGTGGGTGAGGGTGAACGGGAAGCAGTTGGGCGAGGGCGATTGGATTGGCGAGGACATTCAAATTGTCAATATTGAAGCTCAGCGCGTGATACTTTCTTTTGAGGGAGAGGTTTTTAGCATGGCTGCGCTAACAGACTGGTGA
- the eno gene encoding phosphopyruvate hydratase yields the protein MANISRIIGREILDSRGNPTVEADVYLESGAMGRAAAPSGASTGSREALELRDGDKERYMGKGVLKAVAAVNDVIAPALVGMDPLAQADVDNAMLKLDGTENKEQLGANAILAVSLAVAKAAAAEKGVALYEHIADLNGTPGQYSMPVPMMNIINGGEHADNNVDIQEFMVQPVGASSFKEALRMGAEIFHNLKKVLSAKGLSTAVGDEGGFAPNLSSNEEALSVIVEAVEKAGYKMNEDVTLALDCAASEFYKDGKYNLSGEGKSFDSEGFGDYLAELTSNYPILSIEDGLDESDWEGWASLTKKIGDKIQLVGDDLFVTNTKILKRGIDNGIGNSILIKFNQIGSLTETLNAIKMAKDAGFTAVISHRSGETEDATIADLAVGTAAGQIKTGSLCRSDRVAKYNQLLRIEQELGSKAVYRGRTEIKGQ from the coding sequence ATGGCGAATATTAGTCGCATTATCGGACGCGAAATTTTAGATTCTCGCGGTAACCCCACAGTAGAAGCAGACGTATATCTGGAATCAGGTGCTATGGGTCGTGCTGCTGCGCCTTCAGGTGCATCTACCGGCTCTCGCGAAGCGTTGGAACTACGTGACGGCGATAAAGAGCGTTATATGGGGAAAGGCGTACTTAAAGCTGTTGCTGCAGTCAATGATGTTATCGCACCGGCATTGGTGGGAATGGATCCACTGGCACAAGCCGACGTCGACAATGCCATGCTAAAACTTGATGGTACTGAAAATAAAGAACAACTAGGCGCAAACGCTATTCTAGCCGTCTCACTGGCGGTAGCTAAAGCAGCCGCAGCAGAAAAAGGCGTGGCGCTGTATGAACATATCGCTGACTTGAACGGCACGCCGGGGCAATATTCCATGCCGGTTCCGATGATGAATATTATCAACGGCGGTGAACATGCGGATAACAACGTTGATATCCAGGAATTTATGGTTCAGCCTGTTGGCGCAAGTAGCTTCAAAGAAGCGCTACGTATGGGTGCGGAAATTTTCCATAACCTGAAAAAAGTGTTATCAGCTAAAGGGTTGAGCACGGCAGTTGGCGACGAAGGCGGTTTTGCTCCTAACTTAAGTTCAAATGAAGAAGCTTTATCCGTTATTGTTGAAGCAGTAGAAAAAGCTGGCTACAAAATGAATGAAGATGTCACTCTGGCGCTGGATTGCGCGGCATCCGAGTTCTATAAAGATGGCAAATATAATCTGTCTGGCGAAGGCAAGAGCTTTGATTCTGAAGGCTTTGGCGACTATCTGGCAGAATTGACTTCCAACTACCCTATCCTTTCCATTGAAGACGGTTTAGACGAAAGTGACTGGGAAGGCTGGGCAAGCTTAACCAAGAAAATTGGTGACAAAATTCAGCTGGTTGGCGACGACTTATTCGTAACTAACACAAAAATTTTAAAACGCGGCATTGATAACGGCATCGGTAATTCAATCCTTATCAAGTTTAATCAGATTGGCTCACTTACAGAAACGCTGAATGCAATCAAGATGGCGAAAGATGCAGGCTTCACTGCTGTTATCTCTCACCGCTCTGGTGAAACTGAAGATGCCACCATTGCAGATCTGGCAGTAGGTACTGCTGCGGGTCAGATTAAAACGGGCTCTCTATGCCGATCTGACCGCGTCGCGAAGTACAACCAATTACTGCGCATTGAGCAAGAATTAGGTTCAAAAGCCGTTTATCGTGGTCGTACTGAAATTAAAGGTCAGTAA
- a CDS encoding CCA tRNA nucleotidyltransferase, which yields MKIYLVGGAVRDELLHRKVTERDWVVVGATAEQLLSKGYTQVGKDFPVFLHPETREEYALARTERKTGSGYTGFVCVANSDVTLEEDLLRRDLTINAMAKDSRGKIIDPYHGLADLEKKRLRHVSAAFSEDPLRVFRVARFAARYAYLGFKVADDTLALMKSMAASGELQSLSAERVWLETRRSLMEKSPAIYFHVLQQCGALSHWFPELAEFGDDKYQPLILAANSKASNEERFAALALGLSQSEATALCQRLKAPNSYRELALLSASFSSLLTHTKSPDALLEILDKADAWRKPERFQALLKVASFQAITATADEENITKKRKAFERALSRAANIDVQEIIASGKHGKAIRDALRSQRLELLRSTMKN from the coding sequence ATGAAAATCTATTTGGTGGGCGGTGCGGTTAGGGATGAGCTGCTTCATCGTAAAGTCACAGAAAGAGACTGGGTTGTTGTCGGTGCTACCGCAGAACAACTGCTTTCAAAAGGGTACACTCAGGTGGGCAAAGATTTTCCGGTATTTCTGCACCCCGAGACCAGAGAAGAGTACGCGCTGGCACGTACCGAAAGGAAAACGGGCTCCGGCTACACTGGCTTTGTCTGCGTTGCTAATTCTGACGTTACCCTTGAAGAAGATTTACTTCGACGTGATCTCACCATTAATGCGATGGCGAAGGACAGCAGAGGAAAAATCATTGACCCGTACCATGGTTTAGCCGACCTTGAGAAAAAGCGCCTTCGGCATGTGTCAGCCGCCTTTTCAGAAGATCCCTTACGGGTATTTCGCGTAGCGCGTTTTGCCGCCCGTTACGCCTATCTCGGTTTTAAAGTCGCCGATGACACTCTTGCGCTTATGAAGTCAATGGCAGCGAGTGGAGAATTACAAAGTTTGAGCGCCGAACGCGTCTGGCTGGAAACGCGCCGTAGCTTGATGGAAAAATCACCCGCCATTTATTTTCATGTATTACAACAATGCGGCGCGCTGTCACACTGGTTTCCAGAACTAGCGGAATTTGGTGATGATAAATATCAACCATTGATTCTGGCAGCAAACAGCAAAGCCAGCAATGAAGAACGTTTTGCCGCATTAGCTTTAGGGCTTAGCCAATCCGAAGCAACGGCTCTTTGTCAGCGGTTAAAGGCTCCAAATTCCTACAGGGAACTGGCATTATTGTCGGCCTCCTTTAGCAGTTTACTTACCCATACAAAATCACCGGATGCGTTGTTAGAAATTTTAGATAAAGCCGACGCCTGGCGTAAACCTGAACGATTCCAGGCACTGCTGAAAGTCGCCTCATTCCAGGCTATCACGGCCACAGCCGATGAAGAAAATATCACCAAAAAACGTAAAGCGTTTGAACGCGCTTTAAGCCGCGCTGCAAACATCGATGTTCAGGAAATCATTGCCAGC
- the leuA gene encoding 2-isopropylmalate synthase encodes MTNQVKIFDTTLRDGEQALPASLSAKEKLQIALALERLGVDIIEAGFPVSSPGDFHSVQMIAREIKNATICGLARALKPDIDACGEALKVADHFRIHTFIATSEIHVGAKLKKSQDEVVEMAVAAVKHARRYTDDVEFSCEDAGRTHIDYLCRMVEAAIDAGATTVNIPDTVGYTIPSEFGGIIAQLFNRVPNIDKATISVHCHNDLGLAVANSLAAIEQGARQVECTINGIGERAGNSSLEEIAMILQTRQAMLGFETNIRSQEISRTSKLVSQLCNMPVQANKAIVGANAFSHSSGIHQDGVLKAQNTYEIMTPESVGINKNNLNLTSRSGRHVIKHRLTELGYKTEDYDLEAVYSAFLQLADKKGQVYDYDLEALLFFDQQKHDEARYKLLYLQANSGREIIPSATVRLQVGDEAITKTAIGNGPVDAAYNAIMNILGHNDLEIVDFKLDSKGEGADALAQVSVIAEYNGRRFHGIGLATDIVEAGVKALIYVINNTYVADQIDQQKHLQERVAGV; translated from the coding sequence ATGACGAATCAGGTAAAAATCTTTGATACCACCTTGCGTGACGGCGAGCAGGCACTGCCCGCCAGTTTAAGTGCCAAAGAAAAACTACAGATCGCACTGGCACTCGAACGGCTCGGCGTAGACATTATTGAAGCCGGCTTTCCGGTTTCTTCGCCAGGCGATTTTCACTCGGTGCAAATGATAGCGCGGGAGATTAAAAATGCGACGATATGCGGCTTAGCACGAGCATTAAAGCCAGATATCGACGCCTGCGGCGAAGCACTAAAAGTCGCTGACCATTTTCGCATTCATACCTTTATTGCCACATCAGAAATCCACGTTGGGGCAAAGCTGAAAAAGTCGCAGGACGAAGTTGTCGAAATGGCTGTAGCGGCGGTAAAACACGCTCGCCGGTATACCGATGATGTAGAATTTTCCTGCGAAGATGCCGGCCGTACTCACATTGATTACTTATGCAGAATGGTTGAGGCGGCAATTGATGCTGGCGCAACCACCGTCAATATCCCTGATACCGTGGGTTATACCATTCCTTCAGAATTCGGCGGCATAATTGCTCAGTTGTTCAACCGCGTACCTAATATTGATAAAGCTACCATTTCCGTACACTGCCACAACGATTTAGGACTGGCCGTGGCCAACTCTTTGGCGGCAATTGAACAAGGTGCCCGTCAGGTGGAATGTACCATCAATGGCATCGGCGAACGCGCTGGGAACAGTTCGCTGGAAGAAATTGCGATGATCCTGCAAACCCGCCAGGCGATGTTAGGATTTGAAACCAACATCCGCTCCCAAGAAATCTCCCGCACCTCTAAGTTAGTCAGCCAGCTTTGCAATATGCCGGTTCAAGCGAACAAGGCTATCGTGGGCGCAAATGCGTTTAGCCACTCCTCAGGTATCCACCAGGACGGTGTGCTAAAAGCGCAGAACACATACGAAATCATGACTCCCGAGAGTGTGGGTATCAACAAAAACAACTTGAACTTGACCTCTCGTTCCGGCCGCCATGTGATCAAACACCGGCTGACAGAACTGGGTTACAAAACCGAAGATTATGACTTAGAAGCTGTTTACAGCGCCTTCTTACAATTAGCAGATAAAAAGGGCCAGGTTTACGATTACGACTTAGAAGCTCTACTGTTTTTTGATCAACAAAAGCATGACGAAGCGCGCTATAAATTATTGTACCTGCAAGCTAACTCCGGTCGCGAAATTATTCCCAGTGCTACGGTGCGTTTACAAGTGGGCGATGAAGCCATTACCAAAACCGCAATTGGCAATGGTCCTGTCGATGCTGCTTACAACGCTATTATGAATATTCTTGGCCACAACGACTTAGAGATCGTTGACTTTAAGCTTGATTCCAAGGGTGAAGGTGCTGATGCTTTGGCTCAGGTAAGCGTTATCGCTGAATACAATGGGCGACGTTTCCATGGTATTGGTCTGGCAACAGACATTGTGGAAGCCGGGGTTAAAGCACTAATTTATGTTATCAATAATACCTATGTTGCTGATCAAATTGATCAGCAGAAACATCTTCAAGAACGTGTCGCAGGAGTATAA
- a CDS encoding CTP synthase, translating into MTNYIFVTGGVVSSLGKGIAAASLAAILEARGLTVTMLKLDPYINVDPGTMSPIQHGEVFVTDDGAETDLDLGHYERFIRTRMTKRNNFTTGRVYEEVLKRERRGDYLGATIQVIPHITNEIKRRVIEGAEGHDVAIVEIGGTVGDIESQPFLEAIRQLGTELGREKAMYMHLTLVPYMPASGEVKTKPTQHSVKELRSIGIQPDILVCRSVGSLPANERSKIALFTNVAEKAVISLKDVDSIYRIPAALRAQGMDQLVVDRFHLQCNEADLTEWEQVLYAESNPTAEVNIGMVGKYVELPDAYKSVNEALKHAGLKNRLTVNIHHIDSQDIESKGVQILEKLDAILVPGGFGERGIEGKIAAARYARENAVPYLGICLGMQVALIEFSRNVAGMEKANSTEFDPNTPYPVVGLITEWLDAGGSTEIRDETSDLGGTMRLGSQLCYLIPGTKVHDIYGSAEIYERHRHRYEVNNNLRDQIESAGLKVSGLSTDKRLVEVIELPDHPWFVAGQFHPEFTSTPRDGHPLFTGFVAAAGKYQKENH; encoded by the coding sequence ATGACAAACTATATTTTCGTCACCGGTGGTGTTGTATCATCGTTAGGGAAAGGCATTGCTGCTGCATCACTTGCTGCAATCCTGGAAGCGCGTGGTCTCACCGTTACCATGTTAAAACTCGACCCGTATATTAATGTGGATCCGGGCACTATGAGTCCAATTCAGCATGGTGAGGTGTTTGTTACCGATGACGGCGCCGAAACCGACCTTGACCTCGGGCACTACGAGCGGTTCATCCGCACCCGCATGACAAAACGTAACAACTTCACCACCGGACGGGTGTATGAAGAAGTGTTAAAGCGCGAACGTCGGGGCGATTATCTTGGCGCGACTATTCAGGTGATCCCGCATATCACCAATGAAATTAAGCGACGCGTTATTGAAGGCGCTGAAGGTCATGATGTTGCGATAGTAGAAATTGGTGGCACCGTAGGTGATATTGAATCGCAACCCTTTCTTGAAGCCATTCGCCAGTTAGGAACCGAACTAGGCCGCGAAAAAGCCATGTACATGCATCTCACGCTGGTGCCTTATATGCCGGCATCCGGAGAGGTGAAAACCAAACCTACCCAGCACTCAGTTAAAGAACTGCGTTCCATCGGTATACAGCCTGATATTCTGGTGTGCCGCTCTGTAGGCTCGTTACCCGCCAATGAACGCTCCAAAATTGCACTTTTTACCAATGTGGCAGAAAAAGCGGTTATCTCGTTAAAAGATGTAGATAGCATTTACCGTATACCCGCAGCGCTGCGCGCCCAGGGTATGGATCAGTTGGTAGTGGATCGGTTCCATCTTCAATGTAACGAAGCAGACCTCACTGAGTGGGAGCAGGTACTTTACGCTGAATCTAACCCTACTGCTGAAGTCAATATTGGTATGGTGGGTAAATATGTTGAATTACCTGATGCCTACAAATCTGTGAATGAAGCACTCAAACACGCTGGGTTGAAAAACAGGCTTACCGTCAATATTCATCATATAGATTCCCAGGATATTGAAAGTAAAGGCGTGCAAATTCTTGAAAAACTTGATGCTATTCTGGTGCCAGGCGGATTTGGCGAGCGCGGTATCGAAGGCAAAATTGCTGCGGCGCGTTATGCACGTGAAAATGCCGTTCCTTATTTAGGTATTTGTTTGGGCATGCAGGTAGCGCTCATTGAATTTTCGAGAAATGTAGCGGGTATGGAAAAAGCAAACAGCACAGAATTTGATCCGAATACCCCTTATCCGGTGGTGGGACTAATTACCGAATGGTTAGACGCAGGTGGCAGTACCGAAATTCGTGATGAAACATCCGATTTAGGAGGCACTATGCGTTTGGGAAGCCAGTTATGTTATTTAATTCCGGGCACCAAAGTCCATGATATTTATGGTAGCGCTGAAATTTACGAACGTCATCGCCACCGCTATGAAGTAAATAATAACCTGCGCGACCAGATTGAAAGCGCAGGCTTAAAAGTGAGCGGATTATCTACTGACAAACGTCTTGTTGAGGTAATAGAATTGCCTGATCACCCGTGGTTCGTGGCAGGTCAGTTTCACCCGGAATTTACGTCAACGCCCCGTGACGGGCATCCGTTATTTACCGGGTTTGTTGCCGCAGCAGGTAAATATCAGAAAGAAAATCATTAG
- a CDS encoding ExeA family protein gives MYLNYFGLNDNPFSIAPNPDYLYMSPRHKEALAHLTFGLRESGGFVMLTGEVGTGKTTVSRKLLQQLPENTQVAIILNPTLSALELLATVCDELGIQYNASKASLKYFTDCILSKLAQNHQAGTNTVLMIDEAQHLMPEVLEQLRLLTNLETNREKLLKVVLIGQPELQQLLKRNELRQLAQRITARYHLLPLTPPEVRAYVAHRLSVANGDISIFSQSTLRAIHQITGGIPRVINLLCDRALTLSFTKQHAVVKKPIFLAAAEQILGGDVVSQRIQNQRKALMSTVFVVAIGVGFAVGRWYV, from the coding sequence ATGTATTTAAACTATTTTGGGCTCAACGATAATCCGTTTTCCATCGCTCCCAACCCTGATTATCTTTATATGAGTCCGCGTCACAAAGAAGCGTTGGCTCATCTCACCTTTGGCCTTCGCGAAAGTGGCGGGTTTGTCATGCTGACCGGAGAGGTTGGCACAGGGAAAACCACGGTTTCGCGTAAACTGTTACAACAGCTTCCGGAAAACACGCAGGTGGCAATCATCCTGAACCCGACGTTATCTGCCCTGGAACTATTGGCCACAGTTTGTGATGAACTGGGAATTCAATATAACGCCAGCAAGGCAAGCTTAAAATATTTTACGGACTGCATATTGTCCAAGCTGGCGCAAAATCATCAGGCTGGGACAAATACCGTGTTAATGATTGACGAAGCACAACATCTAATGCCCGAAGTGCTGGAACAGTTACGACTGCTGACAAATTTAGAGACTAACCGGGAAAAGCTGCTGAAAGTGGTGCTAATTGGACAGCCTGAATTGCAGCAGCTGTTAAAGCGCAACGAACTGCGTCAACTGGCGCAGCGTATTACCGCGCGATATCATCTGCTACCACTGACGCCTCCTGAAGTGCGCGCTTATGTCGCTCACCGCTTGAGTGTCGCCAATGGCGATATCAGTATTTTTAGTCAAAGCACCTTACGCGCCATTCATCAAATTACCGGCGGCATTCCCCGGGTTATTAATTTGCTTTGTGACCGAGCGCTTACGCTGTCTTTCACAAAACAACACGCGGTAGTGAAAAAGCCTATCTTTTTGGCAGCCGCAGAGCAGATTTTAGGTGGCGATGTGGTGAGTCAGCGTATTCAAAATCAACGTAAAGCGCTGATGAGTACCGTATTTGTGGTTGCTATTGGAGTGGGCTTTGCCGTGGGGAGATGGTATGTCTGA
- the leuD gene encoding 3-isopropylmalate dehydratase small subunit, whose amino-acid sequence MSNQGFTVHSGRACPLDQANVDTDQIIPKQFLTGVTRIGYGKHLFHDWRYLDLHEQEPNPEFALNQPQYEGASILLARENFGCGSSREHAPWALADFGFDVIIATSFADIFYGNCINNQLLPVALSSVQMDGLFAAVYDDPQAEITVDLPSQMVSVGNLSWHFDIAEHHKQNLIKGLDAIGQTLELESTIKAFESRQPAWL is encoded by the coding sequence ATGAGCAATCAAGGTTTTACTGTACACAGCGGAAGAGCTTGCCCACTAGATCAGGCAAATGTCGACACCGATCAAATTATCCCTAAGCAGTTTCTCACCGGGGTAACCCGAATTGGTTACGGCAAGCACCTTTTTCACGACTGGCGTTATCTGGATCTGCACGAGCAAGAACCTAATCCTGAATTTGCTTTGAACCAGCCGCAGTACGAGGGCGCTTCCATTCTTCTTGCCAGAGAAAACTTTGGCTGTGGTTCCAGCCGCGAACATGCGCCTTGGGCGCTAGCAGATTTTGGCTTCGATGTTATCATTGCCACCAGTTTTGCCGACATCTTCTACGGCAACTGTATTAATAACCAATTGCTGCCTGTGGCGCTGTCTTCCGTGCAAATGGATGGTCTTTTTGCGGCAGTATACGATGATCCGCAGGCTGAAATTACGGTCGATCTTCCGTCGCAGATGGTCAGTGTTGGCAATCTGTCCTGGCACTTTGATATTGCCGAGCATCATAAGCAAAATCTGATAAAAGGATTGGATGCTATTGGTCAAACGCTTGAACTGGAATCGACGATTAAAGCATTTGAATCCCGTCAGCCTGCCTGGCTGTAA
- the leuB gene encoding 3-isopropylmalate dehydrogenase, protein MSEFTIAVLAGDGIGPEVMQEANKVLDAVEKRYGVSFTRTAYPVGGYAIDTEGQALPAKTLQGCESADAILFGSIGGPKWDTLPLDQRPERAALLALRSHFDLFSNLRPARIYPGLEALSPLRADIAASGVDVLVVRELTSGIYFGQPKGREGSGEEEYAFDTMRYSKREIRRIAVAAFEAAQKRKRKVTSVDKANVLVCSRLWREVTEEVAKDYPDVTLEHIYIDNATMQVMKNPAQFDVMLCSNLFGDIISDECAMMTGSMGLLPSASMNEQGFGLYEPAGGSAPDIAGMGIANPIAQILSAAMMLRFSLNLSDAADAIEQAVIKTLEAGVMTGELLPADKRQQAASTSQVGDEVVRQILDQE, encoded by the coding sequence ATGAGCGAGTTTACTATCGCCGTCCTTGCCGGGGACGGAATTGGTCCGGAAGTCATGCAGGAAGCCAACAAAGTTCTGGATGCAGTTGAAAAACGATATGGCGTAAGCTTTACCCGTACCGCCTACCCTGTTGGCGGCTATGCTATCGACACAGAAGGCCAGGCATTACCTGCTAAAACTCTGCAAGGCTGCGAAAGTGCCGATGCCATTCTTTTCGGCTCTATTGGTGGCCCCAAATGGGATACCTTGCCTCTTGATCAGCGCCCGGAACGCGCAGCACTACTTGCGTTACGTAGCCATTTTGATTTATTCAGTAACCTGCGCCCCGCCCGAATCTATCCCGGCCTAGAAGCGTTATCTCCGTTACGGGCAGATATTGCGGCCAGCGGTGTAGATGTTTTGGTGGTGCGTGAACTCACCAGTGGCATCTATTTCGGTCAGCCAAAAGGTCGAGAAGGCAGTGGTGAAGAGGAATATGCCTTTGACACCATGCGTTATTCCAAACGGGAAATTCGCCGTATTGCCGTTGCCGCGTTTGAAGCCGCCCAAAAAAGAAAGCGCAAAGTCACTTCTGTGGACAAAGCTAACGTGCTGGTTTGCAGCCGTTTATGGCGCGAAGTCACAGAAGAAGTCGCTAAAGATTATCCAGATGTCACACTGGAACATATCTATATCGACAACGCGACCATGCAAGTAATGAAAAACCCAGCACAGTTCGATGTCATGCTGTGTTCAAACCTGTTCGGCGATATTATTTCCGATGAATGCGCAATGATGACAGGCTCAATGGGTCTACTGCCTTCGGCCAGTATGAACGAACAGGGTTTTGGCTTGTATGAACCCGCTGGCGGATCGGCTCCCGATATCGCGGGTATGGGTATTGCCAACCCTATCGCGCAAATTCTTTCTGCCGCCATGATGCTGCGCTTTAGTCTTAATTTAAGTGATGCTGCCGACGCCATCGAACAAGCAGTAATAAAAACACTGGAGGCTGGTGTGATGACCGGCGAATTGCTACCGGCTGATAAACGCCAGCAGGCAGCCTCTACCTCTCAAGTCGGCGATGAAGTTGTCCGACAGATTTTGGATCAGGAGTAA